In the genome of Terribacillus sp. FSL K6-0262, one region contains:
- the tilS gene encoding tRNA lysidine(34) synthetase TilS, with the protein MKQTVTAFMDRHGLWKEGATILVGVSGGPDSMALLHFLKEQEKQRGWHIIALSVDHGLRGEESKLDAEFVESICEKWGIRSESVTVDVPAWKETHQKSTQVAAREMRYRYFEERMTHFEADALFLAHHGDDQAETILMRLARGSNPAAVSGMDVRRPFAGGEIIRPMLSCSKSEIQQYCEQHDIPYRIDPSNATEDYTRNLFRHRVLTPLKKEFPAFHQHAQRFSEALKADEAYLEGQAAKMFKEVVEYDAVKQTAAFEIERFLTYPIALQRRVYHLILMYLYQALPVDLHHRHEAQFFELIASSKANSSLDFPAGLQLTKSYGRMTVSFRIEEKDLFHYTLHAPGCVTLPDGSLLKATFTPHPIENSSHIFVLPLDDVTLPLRVRTRKNGDKMKLRGMRGTKKVKDIFIDEKIPADERRVWPIVEDATGTILWLIGLRKGETGRTTGGTGSYLRLCYQAKNGEQTGGPSNA; encoded by the coding sequence ATGAAACAGACTGTGACAGCTTTTATGGACAGGCATGGTTTATGGAAGGAAGGCGCCACTATCCTGGTCGGCGTATCCGGCGGACCGGATTCGATGGCACTGCTCCATTTCCTGAAGGAACAGGAGAAGCAGAGGGGGTGGCATATCATTGCGCTGAGTGTAGATCATGGTCTGCGCGGAGAAGAATCCAAGCTGGATGCTGAATTCGTGGAATCCATTTGCGAAAAATGGGGGATTAGATCAGAATCTGTAACAGTGGATGTTCCAGCCTGGAAGGAAACACATCAAAAGAGTACCCAAGTGGCAGCCAGGGAGATGCGCTATCGCTATTTCGAGGAGCGTATGACGCATTTCGAGGCAGACGCTTTGTTCCTCGCCCACCATGGAGATGATCAGGCGGAAACAATTCTGATGCGTCTGGCGCGCGGCTCCAATCCTGCAGCTGTCAGCGGAATGGACGTCCGGAGACCATTTGCCGGCGGAGAAATCATCCGGCCGATGCTGTCGTGCAGCAAATCGGAAATCCAACAATATTGTGAACAGCATGATATACCGTATCGCATCGATCCGTCAAATGCCACGGAAGATTATACACGTAATCTTTTCCGGCATCGTGTCCTGACTCCGTTAAAAAAGGAGTTCCCTGCCTTCCATCAACACGCGCAGCGCTTCAGTGAAGCGCTTAAAGCGGATGAAGCATACCTGGAGGGACAGGCGGCGAAGATGTTCAAAGAGGTGGTGGAATATGATGCCGTGAAACAGACGGCAGCCTTTGAAATAGAACGATTTCTTACATACCCGATTGCTTTACAAAGAAGAGTGTATCATCTAATATTGATGTATCTGTATCAAGCGCTTCCGGTGGACTTGCATCATCGGCATGAAGCGCAATTTTTTGAACTGATAGCTAGCTCTAAAGCAAACAGCTCTCTAGATTTTCCGGCAGGATTACAACTGACAAAGTCTTATGGCCGCATGACGGTTTCTTTCCGTATTGAGGAGAAAGACTTATTCCACTATACATTACACGCTCCCGGATGCGTCACGTTACCTGATGGATCTCTATTAAAGGCTACTTTTACCCCTCACCCAATTGAAAACAGTTCCCATATCTTCGTATTGCCCCTTGACGATGTCACCCTGCCTTTACGGGTGCGCACAAGGAAAAATGGCGACAAAATGAAGCTTCGCGGAATGAGAGGGACCAAAAAAGTAAAAGATATTTTCATTGATGAAAAAATTCCTGCTGATGAACGGCGGGTTTGGCCGATTGTGGAGGATGCGACTGGCACTATTTTATGGCTTATCGGTTTAAGAAAAGGGGAAACAGGCAGAACAACAGGAGGAACAGGCAGCTATCTGCGTCTGTGCTACCAAGCGAAAAATGGGGAACAAACAGGAGGACCGAGCAATGCATGA
- the cysK gene encoding cysteine synthase A, protein MMAIASSISELIGNTPIVKLNRIADADSAEIYVKLEFQNPGGSVKDRIALAMIEDAEEKGRLNPGDTIIEPTSGNTGIGLALVAAIKGYKAILVMPDTMSMERRNLLRAYGAQLVLTPGAEGMKGAIQKAEELQKKNGYFMPQQFNNEANPAIHARTTGKEIAAEFGGDLDAFVAGIGTGGTITGVGNVLKELNKDIRIVAVEPASSPVLSGGKPGPHKIQGIGAGFVPAILDTDIYSEIIQVENDEAYATAREAAAKEGLLGGVSTGAAIFAAKKVAKELGPGKKVLAIVPSNGERYLSTPLYQFED, encoded by the coding sequence ATCATGGCAATTGCATCATCCATTTCTGAATTGATTGGAAACACACCAATCGTGAAGCTCAATCGTATAGCAGACGCGGATAGTGCCGAGATTTATGTAAAGCTTGAATTCCAGAATCCAGGCGGATCTGTTAAGGATAGGATTGCTCTTGCAATGATTGAAGACGCAGAGGAAAAAGGCAGATTGAACCCAGGTGACACAATCATCGAACCGACAAGCGGCAACACCGGTATCGGACTTGCTCTAGTCGCGGCAATCAAAGGGTACAAGGCGATTCTTGTCATGCCTGATACGATGAGCATGGAGAGACGGAACCTGCTTCGGGCTTATGGAGCACAGCTTGTATTGACTCCTGGAGCTGAAGGAATGAAGGGAGCCATTCAGAAGGCAGAAGAATTACAGAAGAAAAATGGCTATTTCATGCCTCAGCAGTTCAATAATGAAGCCAACCCTGCCATTCATGCCCGCACTACAGGCAAAGAGATTGCAGCTGAATTCGGCGGCGACCTTGATGCATTTGTAGCCGGAATCGGAACAGGCGGTACGATCACCGGTGTGGGCAATGTACTGAAGGAATTGAATAAGGATATCCGGATTGTGGCCGTGGAGCCGGCAAGCTCGCCGGTTCTATCCGGCGGTAAGCCAGGACCTCATAAAATCCAAGGAATTGGTGCGGGCTTTGTTCCGGCAATCCTGGATACGGATATTTATTCTGAAATCATTCAAGTGGAAAATGATGAAGCATATGCGACTGCGAGAGAAGCCGCTGCCAAAGAAGGACTGCTTGGGGGCGTTTCAACAGGAGCCGCCATTTTTGCAGCTAAAAAGGTTGCCAAAGAACTTGGACCAGGCAAGAAGGTATTGGCGATCGTTCCTAGTAACGGGGAACGCTACCTCTCTACACCGCTATACCAATTTGAAGACTGA
- a CDS encoding protein kinase has protein sequence MKNSAADIRTGIRLSGKWHHGEYPLIRKLGSGAIGSVYLTERNGKHAALKISDKRTSMMMEVKVLQSLKKVQGYFLGPCLFDTDDYVSPSGQLYTFYVMEYIQGSRLDAYIKAKGPEWLPVLMLGLLEDLSHLHRTGWIFGDLKLDNLVVSENPVRLRWVDVGGTTQLGRAIKEYTEFYDRGFWGMGSRKAEPAYDLFALAMTALEILNGGRFAKGETPKITLKKVLGSAGKLRPILEKAVMGKYTDSTGMKQDLMKLLMRQKSPAPVSVPSRMRKNGRSKTGLGESIALSVYAIVCYLLYMLQ, from the coding sequence ATGAAGAATTCGGCAGCTGATATACGCACTGGCATCCGTTTGTCCGGTAAGTGGCATCATGGAGAGTATCCGTTGATTCGAAAACTTGGAAGCGGGGCAATCGGTTCGGTGTATCTGACAGAAAGAAATGGCAAACATGCCGCCTTGAAAATCAGTGATAAGCGTACCTCCATGATGATGGAAGTCAAGGTGCTGCAATCGCTGAAAAAGGTCCAGGGATATTTCCTCGGGCCTTGTTTGTTTGATACCGATGATTATGTCAGCCCGAGCGGTCAGCTCTATACCTTTTATGTCATGGAATATATCCAAGGGAGCAGGCTTGATGCGTACATCAAGGCAAAGGGACCAGAATGGCTGCCGGTATTGATGCTGGGACTGCTGGAGGATCTGAGTCATCTCCATCGGACAGGATGGATTTTCGGTGATTTGAAGCTCGATAATCTGGTCGTCAGTGAAAATCCTGTACGTCTCCGATGGGTGGACGTCGGGGGGACGACACAGCTAGGTCGCGCAATCAAGGAATATACCGAGTTTTATGACCGCGGTTTCTGGGGGATGGGGAGCAGGAAAGCAGAACCGGCGTATGACTTGTTCGCGCTTGCCATGACAGCGCTGGAAATTTTGAATGGCGGAAGGTTTGCAAAGGGTGAAACACCAAAAATCACGCTTAAGAAGGTTCTTGGCTCAGCTGGGAAGCTGCGGCCCATTCTGGAAAAAGCAGTGATGGGCAAATACACTGACAGCACCGGAATGAAGCAAGATTTAATGAAACTCCTGATGAGACAGAAGTCGCCTGCCCCGGTATCTGTGCCTTCCAGAATGAGAAAAAACGGCCGAAGCAAGACAGGTCTGGGAGAAAGCATTGCACTAAGTGTCTATGCTATCGTTTGCTATTTGCTGTATATGCTGCAATAA
- the folB gene encoding dihydroneopterin aldolase, which translates to MDKIYMNQLRFYGYHGLFPEENKLGQRFMVDAVLELDLSPAGESDDMTQSIHYGQAYEVIKDVVEGRAKNLIEAVAEDIAKQLFEAFPLLEACTVKVTKPDPPIAGHYESVAVEIRRERP; encoded by the coding sequence ATGGATAAAATATATATGAATCAATTGCGATTCTACGGTTACCATGGTCTATTTCCGGAAGAAAATAAGCTTGGGCAGCGTTTCATGGTGGATGCCGTACTGGAGCTGGACCTTTCTCCAGCTGGTGAATCGGATGATATGACACAGTCGATTCACTACGGACAGGCATATGAGGTCATCAAAGATGTTGTCGAAGGACGGGCAAAGAACCTGATCGAAGCGGTTGCAGAAGATATCGCCAAGCAATTATTCGAGGCATTCCCTTTGTTGGAGGCGTGTACGGTCAAGGTTACCAAGCCTGACCCCCCAATCGCAGGGCATTATGAATCGGTAGCGGTGGAAATACGGCGGGAACGTCCATGA
- the ftsH gene encoding ATP-dependent zinc metalloprotease FtsH, protein MSKVFRNTLMVIIIFVVIIGVINLFRNQTNEIEQYDINKFRTTLESGDIQSMTVQPTNNIYTIRGETEDDKQFQTEIPQNEQLMSDIINTANEQGVKLNADEEPQPSFWQTLLTSIFPILLLVLIFLFFMSQAQGGGNRVMNFGKSKAKMYNEEKKKVKFRDVAGADEEKQELVEVVDFLKDPRKFSAVGARIPKGVLLVGPPGTGKTLLARAVAGEAGVPFFSISGSDFVEMFVGVGASRVRDLFENAKKNSPCIIFIDEIDAVGRQRGAGLGGGHDEREQTLNQLLVEMDGFGANEGIIIIAATNRADILDPALLRPGRFDRQITVDRPDLGGREAVLKVHARNKPLDESVNLRTIAMRTPGFSGADLENLLNEAALVAARSDRNKIVMADVDEAIDRVIAGPAKKSRVISKKERNIVAYHESGHTVIGMVLDDADMVHKVTIVPRGQAGGYAVMLPREDRYFMTKPELLDKITGLLGGRVAEEVIFGEVSTGAHNDFQRATNIARKMVTEYGMSDKIGPLQFTSNGGNVFLGRDIQNEQTYSDAIAYEIDQEVQNFINQCYARAKQILTENKEKLELIAQTLLEIETLDAFQIQTLFDKGRLPTEEEIAAERSKSDKKTSLTKDEDEEVTVTIQPQEDKEATPTDDNAIDEDTSAPREQSGIPEDEPRQDGGSDDRPRS, encoded by the coding sequence ATGAGCAAAGTGTTCCGTAATACCCTAATGGTTATAATTATATTTGTAGTCATTATCGGTGTGATCAACTTATTCAGGAATCAGACGAATGAAATCGAACAGTATGACATTAACAAATTCAGGACCACACTTGAGAGTGGTGACATACAAAGCATGACCGTCCAGCCTACTAACAATATCTATACGATACGGGGCGAGACGGAGGATGACAAGCAGTTCCAGACTGAGATACCTCAGAATGAACAGCTGATGAGTGATATCATCAATACTGCAAATGAACAAGGCGTGAAGCTGAATGCAGACGAAGAGCCGCAGCCTAGTTTCTGGCAGACTCTGCTGACATCCATCTTCCCTATCTTGCTGCTTGTGCTTATCTTCTTGTTCTTCATGAGCCAGGCCCAAGGCGGCGGCAACCGAGTGATGAACTTCGGCAAGAGCAAGGCGAAGATGTACAACGAAGAGAAGAAGAAAGTGAAGTTCCGCGATGTAGCCGGAGCAGACGAAGAAAAGCAGGAGCTTGTTGAAGTTGTCGACTTCCTCAAAGACCCTCGTAAGTTCTCCGCTGTCGGAGCGCGTATTCCGAAAGGTGTGCTTCTGGTCGGACCTCCAGGTACCGGTAAGACATTGCTTGCCCGTGCGGTAGCAGGGGAAGCCGGCGTGCCGTTCTTCTCTATAAGTGGTTCGGACTTCGTAGAGATGTTTGTAGGGGTCGGTGCATCCCGTGTACGTGATTTGTTCGAGAACGCCAAGAAAAACTCACCTTGTATCATCTTTATCGATGAGATAGATGCCGTTGGCCGTCAGCGTGGAGCTGGTCTTGGCGGCGGTCACGATGAGCGTGAGCAGACATTGAACCAATTGCTAGTCGAGATGGATGGTTTCGGTGCCAATGAAGGTATCATCATCATCGCTGCGACAAACCGTGCAGACATTCTTGACCCAGCGTTGCTTCGTCCGGGCCGTTTCGACCGTCAGATTACGGTCGACCGTCCTGACCTGGGCGGACGTGAAGCAGTATTGAAGGTGCATGCCCGCAACAAACCGCTTGATGAGTCCGTCAATCTGCGTACAATCGCGATGCGTACTCCAGGTTTCTCCGGAGCGGATTTGGAGAACCTATTGAACGAGGCTGCTCTGGTGGCAGCGCGAAGCGACCGTAATAAAATCGTCATGGCCGATGTCGATGAAGCGATTGATCGTGTCATTGCCGGGCCTGCGAAGAAGAGCCGTGTCATCTCCAAGAAAGAACGCAATATCGTTGCTTATCATGAGAGCGGACATACTGTCATCGGTATGGTGCTCGACGATGCGGATATGGTGCATAAAGTAACCATCGTACCTCGAGGCCAGGCCGGCGGTTATGCAGTCATGCTGCCGAGGGAAGATCGCTACTTCATGACCAAGCCGGAATTGCTTGATAAGATTACCGGTTTGCTTGGCGGACGTGTTGCAGAGGAGGTCATTTTCGGGGAAGTAAGTACCGGAGCGCATAATGACTTCCAGCGTGCGACCAATATCGCACGCAAGATGGTCACCGAGTACGGTATGAGTGATAAGATCGGTCCGTTGCAGTTCACAAGCAATGGCGGGAATGTATTCCTTGGCCGGGATATCCAGAACGAACAAACATACAGTGATGCGATCGCCTATGAAATCGATCAGGAAGTGCAAAACTTCATCAACCAATGTTATGCGCGTGCCAAACAGATCCTTACCGAAAACAAAGAGAAGCTGGAGCTTATCGCTCAAACATTGCTTGAGATCGAAACATTGGATGCATTCCAGATTCAAACACTGTTTGATAAAGGACGCCTTCCAACCGAGGAAGAGATTGCAGCTGAACGCAGCAAATCCGATAAAAAAACTAGCCTGACAAAGGATGAAGACGAGGAAGTGACCGTCACGATCCAACCGCAGGAGGATAAGGAAGCAACACCGACCGATGACAATGCCATCGATGAGGATACTTCCGCGCCGCGGGAGCAGTCAGGTATTCCAGAAGATGAACCGCGTCAAGACGGCGGTTCTGATGATCGTCCAAGATCATAA
- the hslO gene encoding Hsp33 family molecular chaperone HslO: MGDYLIKATGFNGAIRAYAIQSTELVEEARRRHDTWATASAALGRTLTISAMMGAMLKGEDKLTVKVEGDGPVGPIIVDSNAKGEVRGYITNPHVDFELNSVGKLDVSRAVGTVGSLSVAKDLGLKEMFTGQVPIVSGEIGDDFTYYFANSEQVPSAVGAGVLVNPDHTILAAGGFILQVMPGADDSIITQLEERINSIAPISTLIREGNTPEQILEKLIGEENIRFLDSLPVSFTCQCSKDRIQNAIKSLGNAEIQAMIDEDHGAEASCHFCNETYTFTEEDLKALLQ; this comes from the coding sequence ATGGGTGATTATTTAATTAAAGCAACAGGATTCAACGGAGCTATCCGGGCATACGCTATCCAATCAACAGAATTAGTGGAAGAGGCGCGCCGTCGTCATGATACTTGGGCAACAGCATCAGCAGCCTTGGGACGTACATTGACAATCAGCGCGATGATGGGGGCCATGCTGAAAGGGGAAGACAAGCTGACCGTAAAGGTTGAAGGTGACGGACCGGTGGGGCCGATCATCGTGGACAGTAATGCAAAAGGTGAAGTGAGGGGATATATCACGAACCCGCATGTCGACTTTGAACTGAACTCCGTCGGGAAATTGGATGTTTCCCGGGCCGTTGGTACTGTCGGATCCTTGAGCGTAGCAAAAGATCTGGGGCTGAAAGAGATGTTCACCGGACAGGTACCGATTGTATCCGGGGAAATCGGTGATGACTTCACTTATTATTTCGCTAATTCCGAGCAGGTGCCTTCTGCAGTCGGTGCGGGTGTGCTGGTGAACCCGGACCATACCATCCTTGCTGCGGGCGGATTCATTCTTCAAGTGATGCCGGGAGCCGATGACAGTATCATCACGCAATTGGAAGAGCGAATCAATTCCATTGCCCCGATTTCCACTTTGATCAGAGAAGGGAATACACCTGAGCAGATACTTGAAAAGCTGATCGGAGAAGAGAATATACGCTTCCTTGACAGTCTGCCGGTGAGTTTCACATGCCAATGCTCCAAGGATCGCATCCAGAATGCAATCAAGAGTCTTGGAAACGCAGAGATCCAAGCAATGATCGACGAAGATCATGGAGCGGAGGCAAGCTGCCACTTCTGCAATGAGACATATACATTCACCGAAGAGGATTTAAAGGCATTGCTCCAATGA
- the folP gene encoding dihydropteroate synthase: MKRRIGNKEYDLSKHTLVMGIINVTPDSFSDGGSYTTVEAAVKQAKKLAAEGADILDIGGESTRPGFEPVSADEEIARVVPAIQAIREVVDLPISIDTYKAKTAEAAIEAGASIINDIWGAKYDSEMASVAARTGVPIILMHNREEARYDDLIPDMVKDLEESIDIALRAGVKREDIWLDPGIGFAKSLDENMDALRQVDKISAMGYPVLLGTSRKRFIGTILDLPADERDEGTAATTAYGITKGVHMVRVHEVKRTARIVKMMDALVRGSE; encoded by the coding sequence ATGAAACGCAGGATAGGTAATAAAGAATATGATCTTTCTAAGCATACACTCGTAATGGGAATCATTAACGTGACACCGGATTCTTTTTCGGATGGCGGAAGTTATACAACTGTAGAAGCAGCTGTCAAACAAGCAAAGAAGCTAGCCGCAGAAGGAGCGGATATCCTGGATATCGGCGGCGAGTCGACCCGGCCGGGATTCGAGCCGGTATCGGCAGATGAAGAGATTGCGCGTGTAGTGCCGGCAATACAGGCCATAAGGGAAGTGGTGGACCTGCCGATTTCGATAGATACGTATAAGGCAAAAACGGCGGAAGCGGCAATTGAAGCGGGTGCATCCATCATCAATGATATCTGGGGAGCCAAATATGACTCCGAAATGGCCAGCGTTGCTGCGCGTACGGGAGTTCCGATCATCTTGATGCACAATCGGGAGGAAGCTCGCTATGATGATTTAATTCCGGATATGGTGAAGGATCTGGAGGAAAGTATCGATATTGCCTTGCGGGCAGGAGTGAAACGGGAGGATATTTGGCTGGATCCGGGAATTGGATTTGCGAAGTCCTTGGATGAAAATATGGACGCTCTGCGTCAGGTGGATAAAATATCCGCAATGGGCTATCCTGTACTCCTTGGAACATCGAGGAAAAGATTCATCGGGACGATTCTTGACCTGCCTGCTGATGAACGGGATGAGGGCACAGCTGCGACCACAGCATATGGCATTACAAAGGGTGTGCATATGGTCCGGGTGCATGAGGTGAAGCGGACAGCCCGGATTGTAAAGATGATGGACGCTTTAGTCAGGGGGAGTGAATGA
- the hpt gene encoding hypoxanthine phosphoribosyltransferase encodes MHDEIEKILITKEEIEAKCAEIGKQLTEEYKDSFPLAIGVLKGALPFMSDVLRHMDTHLEMDFMDVSSYAGGMSSTGEVKIVKDLDTKVEGRDLLIIEDIIDSGLTLSYLVDLFKYRKAKSIKIVTLLDKPSGRTAKIQADLVGFRVPNEFVVGYGLDYQEKYRNLPYIGVLKPEVYGGARTE; translated from the coding sequence ATGCATGATGAGATTGAGAAAATATTGATTACGAAGGAAGAGATCGAAGCCAAATGTGCTGAGATCGGAAAGCAGCTTACAGAGGAATATAAAGATTCCTTCCCGCTTGCCATCGGTGTTTTGAAAGGCGCCCTTCCTTTCATGTCTGATGTGCTCCGTCATATGGATACACATCTTGAGATGGATTTCATGGATGTATCCAGCTACGCCGGAGGCATGTCATCGACTGGCGAAGTGAAGATCGTCAAGGATCTGGATACAAAAGTGGAAGGCAGAGATCTTCTGATCATTGAGGATATCATCGACAGCGGCCTTACTTTGAGCTATCTGGTGGACTTATTCAAATACCGGAAAGCAAAATCGATTAAGATTGTCACACTGCTCGATAAGCCTTCGGGACGTACGGCGAAGATCCAGGCGGACTTGGTCGGTTTCCGTGTGCCAAATGAATTCGTAGTCGGCTATGGTTTGGATTATCAGGAGAAGTATCGCAATTTGCCGTATATCGGTGTGCTGAAACCCGAAGTGTATGGCGGCGCCCGGACCGAATAA
- the folK gene encoding 2-amino-4-hydroxy-6-hydroxymethyldihydropteridine diphosphokinase encodes MKKSWIALGSNISPKETYLEQAAQRLKNHPAIRLKQVSTVYETDPVGYEDQDRFLNLVVEVETDLEPLELLHVCQEIEQDLGRERTIRWGPRTVDLDILLYSTENMNVEELTLPHPRMHERAFVLVPLAEIAPDLVAKGRQVRDWLAMMPEQDTQGVRVWGSLNI; translated from the coding sequence ATGAAAAAGTCGTGGATAGCACTGGGATCAAATATATCCCCGAAAGAGACATACCTGGAGCAGGCTGCCCAGAGATTGAAAAATCATCCTGCCATACGGCTGAAGCAAGTTTCGACGGTATATGAAACCGATCCAGTCGGCTATGAAGATCAAGATCGATTCCTGAACTTGGTCGTGGAAGTGGAAACGGACCTGGAGCCTCTGGAGCTGCTTCATGTCTGTCAAGAAATCGAGCAGGACCTGGGTCGGGAGAGGACCATCCGCTGGGGACCGCGGACTGTCGACCTTGACATTTTGCTGTATAGTACTGAAAATATGAATGTTGAGGAACTCACCCTTCCCCACCCGCGTATGCATGAGCGTGCTTTTGTATTGGTGCCATTAGCTGAAATAGCACCCGATCTTGTCGCGAAGGGGAGACAGGTAAGGGATTGGCTGGCCATGATGCCTGAACAAGACACACAAGGCGTCCGGGTCTGGGGTTCTTTGAATATATAG